A single window of Aquipuribacter sp. SD81 DNA harbors:
- the hepT gene encoding type VII toxin-antitoxin system HepT family RNase toxin: MVDQERVERLLDRLARDAAGLRALTRRDLLHDETALRAAKYDLVVLAEGAVRVAHHLVLSQGWPVAETGGEALRRLAAEGVVPPALAERLARAVGLRNLLVHRYDDVDDTRVVTELRDVSAFDDFAAHVAAWLPTAR; this comes from the coding sequence GTGGTCGACCAGGAGCGTGTGGAACGGCTGCTCGACCGGCTCGCGCGGGACGCGGCTGGGTTGCGGGCACTCACGCGACGCGACCTGCTGCACGACGAGACGGCGCTGCGAGCAGCCAAGTACGATCTCGTGGTCCTCGCCGAGGGCGCGGTGCGGGTGGCGCACCACCTCGTGCTGAGCCAGGGCTGGCCGGTGGCGGAGACCGGCGGGGAGGCCCTTCGGCGGCTGGCCGCGGAGGGCGTCGTACCGCCGGCGCTGGCCGAGCGTCTCGCGCGTGCGGTGGGATTGCGCAACCTGCTCGTTCACCGGTACGACGACGTCGACGACACCCGCGTCGTGACGGAGCTCCGCGACGTGTCGGCGTTCGACGACTTCGCCGCCCACGTGGCGGCCTGGCTGCCCACGGCTCGTTGA
- a CDS encoding HAD family hydrolase, with translation MSEHRLPSWREGAARDAVLRFLADSAALPVEDRLAVLDVDGTLWCERPRYVQLDFFLDQLDGALRSRPGLRERPELRAVLEHDDAALADLGLPRVAAALVELCEGLSPQDFTARVREFFAVRTQPERGVPYRDLRYAPMLELLDELRAHGFDVALVTGGGAEFVRAVSLDLFGVPPQSVVGSQIGYRFARDDTGRPGLRRTAEVDAGGVNEGEAKVTNTQRVLGRAPALAAGNSPGDTELLQWAGSAGGPSLALLVEHDDAEREAAYTSEAGSFHAAEPIGTTARRCGWTTVSVARDWDRVLVGA, from the coding sequence GTGAGCGAGCACCGGCTGCCGTCGTGGCGGGAGGGTGCGGCCCGCGACGCGGTGCTGCGTTTCCTCGCCGACAGCGCGGCGCTGCCGGTCGAGGACCGGCTCGCGGTGCTCGACGTCGACGGCACCCTGTGGTGCGAGCGGCCCCGCTACGTGCAGCTCGACTTCTTCCTCGACCAGCTCGACGGGGCCCTGCGGTCCCGGCCGGGGCTGCGCGAGCGGCCCGAGCTGCGCGCGGTCCTCGAGCACGACGACGCCGCGCTGGCGGACCTCGGTCTGCCGCGGGTCGCCGCGGCGCTCGTCGAGCTGTGCGAGGGACTGAGCCCGCAGGACTTCACCGCGCGGGTGCGGGAGTTCTTCGCCGTTCGCACCCAGCCCGAGCGCGGCGTGCCGTACCGGGACCTCCGCTACGCGCCGATGCTCGAGCTGCTCGACGAGCTGCGGGCGCACGGCTTCGACGTCGCCCTCGTCACCGGTGGCGGCGCGGAGTTCGTGCGCGCGGTCAGCCTCGACCTGTTCGGCGTGCCGCCGCAGTCGGTCGTCGGCTCGCAGATCGGCTACCGCTTCGCGCGGGACGACACCGGGCGACCGGGCCTGCGCCGGACGGCGGAGGTCGACGCGGGCGGCGTCAACGAGGGCGAGGCGAAGGTGACGAACACCCAGCGGGTGCTCGGGCGCGCCCCGGCGCTCGCGGCGGGGAACTCCCCCGGGGACACCGAGCTGCTGCAGTGGGCCGGTTCGGCGGGCGGCCCGTCGCTCGCGCTGCTCGTGGAGCACGACGACGCCGAGCGCGAGGCCGCGTACACCTCCGAGGCGGGCTCCTTCCACGCCGCCGAGCCGATCGGGACGACGGCGAGGCGGTGCGGGTGGACCACGGTGAGCGTCGCGCGGGACTGGGACCGGGTGCTCGTCGGGGCGTGA
- a CDS encoding formylglycine-generating enzyme family protein, whose amino-acid sequence MSAVGTATLVQVPGGQFRMGSDRHYPEEGPAHPVRVGDLEVSATTVTNRQYREFVADTGYVTVAERPLDPADFPGAPPENLVPGSLVFTMTPGPVDLRHLSQWWTWTPGACWQHPEGPGSDLADRDEHPVVQVAFEDAAAYVAWAGLDLPSEAEWEHAARGGLDGADFVWGDEAVPDGEYLANFWQGDFPWRNDRSDGFAGTAPVGSFPPNGYGLFDMAGNVWEWTSDFYAARHPEPAGSACCVPSDPRGPAEQASLDPAQPQFAVPRRVIKGGSFLCADSYCLRYRPAARRPQMVDTGMSHIGFRTVRRPDGGQVATAGA is encoded by the coding sequence GTGAGCGCCGTCGGCACGGCGACGCTGGTCCAGGTGCCCGGCGGGCAGTTCCGGATGGGCTCGGACCGTCACTACCCGGAGGAGGGACCGGCGCACCCGGTGCGGGTCGGCGACCTCGAGGTGTCCGCCACGACGGTCACCAACCGGCAGTACCGCGAGTTCGTCGCCGACACCGGCTACGTCACCGTCGCGGAGCGCCCGCTGGACCCCGCCGACTTCCCCGGGGCGCCGCCGGAGAACCTCGTGCCCGGTTCGCTCGTGTTCACCATGACGCCCGGACCGGTCGACCTACGGCACCTCAGCCAGTGGTGGACGTGGACGCCGGGCGCCTGCTGGCAGCACCCGGAGGGCCCCGGCAGCGACCTGGCCGACCGCGACGAGCATCCGGTCGTGCAGGTCGCGTTCGAGGACGCGGCCGCGTACGTGGCCTGGGCCGGGCTCGACCTGCCGAGCGAGGCGGAGTGGGAGCACGCGGCGCGCGGCGGCCTGGACGGCGCGGACTTCGTGTGGGGCGACGAGGCGGTGCCGGACGGGGAGTACCTCGCGAACTTCTGGCAGGGCGACTTCCCGTGGCGCAACGACCGGTCCGACGGCTTCGCGGGCACCGCGCCCGTCGGCTCCTTCCCTCCCAACGGCTACGGGCTGTTCGACATGGCCGGGAACGTGTGGGAGTGGACGAGCGACTTCTACGCCGCCCGGCACCCCGAGCCGGCCGGGTCGGCGTGCTGCGTACCGAGCGACCCGCGCGGACCGGCCGAGCAGGCGAGCCTCGACCCCGCCCAGCCGCAGTTCGCCGTGCCCCGCCGGGTCATCAAGGGCGGGTCGTTCCTCTGCGCGGACTCCTACTGCCTGCGCTACCGCCCGGCCGCGCGCCGCCCGCAGATGGTCGACACCGGCATGAGCCACATCGGCTTCCGCACCGTCCGCCGGCCGGACGGCGGGCAGGTCGCGACGGCGGGCGCGTGA
- a CDS encoding arylsulfatase — protein sequence MPGGRPNILVLWGDDIGITNLSCYSDGLMGYRTPNIDRIAEEGARFTDYYGEQSCTAGRAAFITGQNPYRTGLTKVGMPGADIGLRPEDPTIATALKEQGYTTGQFGKNHFGDRDEFLPTAHGFDEFFGNLYHLNAEEEPEDPDYPDPEHFPDFRERFGPRGVIHSWSDGRVEDTGPLTRKRMETIDEEVVPHAQRFIRDAHESETPFFLWFNTTGMHFRTHIKDSIRGQAGRWQSEYHDAMVEHDKRIGDMLGVLDELGIAEDTIVLYSTDNGPHMNTWPDAAMTPFRNEKNSCWEGAFRVPSLVRWPGTVEPGTVLTDIVSHADWFPTLLRAAGAPGIVDDLKQGHSLAGREYRVHLDGNDQTDYLSGASATSARDSFFYVSDDGDLMAMRFDNWKIVFLEQRATGTLRVWAEPFTELRVPKIFNLRTDPFERADVTSNTYYDWVLSHAFLVVPAQAFVMRLASTLQEFPPRQESSSFTVGKMLAKLQAGLPSS from the coding sequence GTGCCCGGTGGACGACCGAACATCCTCGTGCTGTGGGGCGACGACATCGGCATCACGAACCTCAGCTGCTACTCCGACGGCCTCATGGGCTACCGCACCCCGAACATCGACCGCATCGCCGAGGAGGGAGCGCGCTTCACCGACTACTACGGCGAGCAGTCGTGCACGGCCGGACGCGCGGCCTTCATCACCGGGCAGAACCCCTACCGGACGGGGCTCACCAAGGTGGGCATGCCGGGGGCCGACATCGGGCTGCGACCGGAGGACCCGACCATCGCGACGGCGCTCAAGGAGCAGGGGTACACGACCGGGCAGTTCGGCAAGAACCACTTCGGGGACCGCGACGAGTTCCTGCCGACGGCGCACGGCTTCGACGAGTTCTTCGGCAACCTCTACCACCTCAACGCCGAGGAGGAGCCGGAGGACCCGGACTACCCGGACCCCGAGCACTTCCCCGACTTCCGCGAGCGGTTCGGCCCACGAGGCGTCATCCACAGCTGGTCGGACGGGCGCGTGGAGGACACCGGCCCGCTCACGAGGAAGCGCATGGAGACCATCGACGAGGAGGTCGTCCCGCACGCGCAGCGCTTCATCCGCGACGCGCACGAGTCCGAGACGCCGTTCTTCCTGTGGTTCAACACGACCGGCATGCACTTCCGCACCCACATCAAGGACTCCATCCGCGGGCAGGCGGGCCGGTGGCAGTCGGAGTACCACGACGCGATGGTCGAGCACGACAAGCGGATCGGGGACATGCTCGGCGTGCTCGACGAGCTGGGGATCGCCGAGGACACGATCGTGCTCTACAGCACCGACAACGGCCCCCACATGAACACGTGGCCCGACGCCGCCATGACGCCGTTCCGCAACGAGAAGAACTCGTGCTGGGAGGGCGCGTTCCGGGTGCCGTCGCTCGTCCGCTGGCCGGGGACCGTCGAGCCCGGCACCGTCCTCACCGACATCGTGAGCCACGCCGACTGGTTCCCCACGCTGCTGCGGGCCGCCGGGGCGCCGGGCATCGTCGACGACCTCAAGCAGGGGCACTCCCTCGCCGGCCGCGAGTACCGCGTGCACCTCGACGGCAACGACCAGACCGACTACCTGTCGGGCGCGTCGGCGACGAGCGCCCGCGACTCGTTCTTCTACGTCTCCGACGACGGCGACCTCATGGCCATGCGGTTCGACAACTGGAAGATCGTCTTCCTCGAGCAGCGCGCCACCGGAACCCTGCGGGTGTGGGCGGAGCCGTTCACCGAGCTGCGCGTGCCGAAGATCTTCAACCTGCGCACGGACCCGTTCGAGCGGGCCGACGTCACGTCGAACACGTACTACGACTGGGTGCTGAGCCACGCGTTCCTCGTCGTCCCCGCGCAGGCCTTCGTCATGCGGCTGGCGAGCACGCTGCAGGAGTTCCCGCCCCGTCAGGAGTCGTCGAGCTTCACCGTCGGCAAGATGCTCGCGAAGCTCCAGGCGGGCCTGCCCAGCTCGTGA
- a CDS encoding Rieske (2Fe-2S) protein, whose product MLLRRLLDAPSTWTALDRVAAPVRDVVQAAPEGLRRVLHGAWLGHALHPVPAQLAVGCYTSAALVDAFARTLPRAARPGARAASTMLLATGTAAALPSAASGLTDWAELHEDQQRTGLVHAALTTAATASALVAVVRRLRHPLRGSDGADAASFATLVLSGLGAAVGGHLAYRWAAGVNHVEDVTHTGPEDWVDLGASADFVERRPTRARAGGVDAVVLRVAGRLHAMADRCSHLAAPLSDGEVVERDGQVCLVCPWHGSTFTTDGEPVAGPATAPQPLFHVEEHDGRVRARVVTLPGVAAS is encoded by the coding sequence GTGCTGCTGCGACGCCTGCTCGACGCCCCCTCGACGTGGACCGCGCTCGACCGGGTCGCCGCGCCCGTCCGCGACGTCGTGCAGGCCGCACCGGAGGGTCTCCGCCGGGTGCTGCACGGCGCGTGGCTGGGCCACGCCCTGCACCCGGTCCCGGCGCAGCTCGCCGTGGGCTGCTACACCTCCGCCGCCCTCGTCGACGCCTTCGCCCGCACCCTGCCGCGCGCCGCCCGGCCCGGCGCACGCGCCGCGTCGACGATGCTGCTGGCGACCGGCACGGCTGCGGCGCTCCCGAGCGCGGCGTCGGGGCTCACCGACTGGGCGGAGCTGCACGAGGACCAGCAGCGCACGGGTCTGGTGCACGCCGCGCTCACCACGGCAGCGACCGCCTCCGCCCTCGTCGCGGTGGTCCGACGCCTCCGTCACCCGCTGCGCGGGTCCGACGGCGCGGACGCGGCGTCGTTCGCCACGCTCGTGCTCAGCGGCCTCGGGGCGGCCGTGGGAGGCCACCTCGCCTACCGGTGGGCGGCCGGGGTGAACCACGTCGAGGACGTCACCCACACGGGGCCGGAGGACTGGGTCGACCTCGGGGCCTCCGCGGACTTCGTCGAGCGGCGACCGACGCGGGCGCGCGCCGGCGGGGTCGACGCCGTGGTCCTGCGCGTCGCGGGCCGCCTGCACGCGATGGCCGACCGCTGCAGCCACCTCGCGGCGCCGCTCTCGGACGGCGAGGTTGTGGAACGCGACGGGCAGGTGTGCCTTGTGTGCCCGTGGCACGGCAGCACCTTCACCACCGACGGCGAGCCCGTCGCCGGGCCGGCGACGGCGCCGCAGCCGCTGTTCCACGTCGAGGAGCACGACGGCCGGGTACGGGCGCGGGTCGTGACGCTGCCGGGGGTGGCGGCCAGCTGA
- a CDS encoding aldo/keto reductase, with protein MTTGPTPASSTVTLPRGVEMPLLGLGTWQASGEEVYRAVRTALDLGYRHVDTATMYGNEADVGRAVADSAVPREEVFLTTKLPPSRAADAREVLDDSLRALDVDAVDLWLVHAPPGGQASPETWERLLAAREDGLVRAVGVSNYSPEQVDELVTASGQAPAVNQVKWSPALHDPAVLAHHRDRGVVVEGYSPFKATDLADPVLARVAEAHDVSAPQVVLRWHLQHGVVVIPKSVTPERIRANADVFGFELTDDEVRDLDGLATDGVDRAGR; from the coding sequence ATGACCACCGGCCCCACGCCCGCCTCGTCCACGGTCACGCTGCCCCGCGGGGTCGAGATGCCCCTGCTCGGGCTCGGCACGTGGCAGGCCTCGGGCGAGGAGGTGTACCGAGCCGTCCGGACGGCCCTCGACCTCGGCTACCGGCACGTCGACACCGCGACGATGTACGGCAACGAGGCCGACGTCGGCCGCGCCGTCGCGGACTCCGCCGTCCCCCGCGAGGAGGTCTTCCTCACGACCAAGCTGCCGCCGTCCCGGGCGGCCGACGCCCGCGAGGTGCTCGACGACAGCCTCCGGGCCCTCGACGTCGACGCGGTCGACCTCTGGCTCGTCCACGCCCCGCCGGGTGGGCAGGCGAGCCCGGAGACCTGGGAGCGGCTGCTCGCGGCGCGCGAGGACGGCCTGGTGCGGGCCGTCGGCGTCAGCAACTACAGCCCCGAGCAGGTCGACGAGCTCGTGACGGCGTCCGGGCAGGCGCCGGCGGTCAACCAGGTCAAGTGGTCGCCGGCCCTCCACGACCCCGCCGTGCTCGCCCACCACCGCGACCGCGGTGTCGTCGTCGAGGGCTACAGCCCCTTCAAGGCGACCGACCTCGCCGACCCCGTCCTGGCCCGGGTCGCCGAGGCGCACGATGTGAGCGCCCCCCAGGTCGTGCTGCGCTGGCACCTGCAGCACGGCGTCGTCGTCATCCCCAAGTCGGTGACGCCGGAGCGGATCCGGGCGAACGCCGACGTCTTCGGCTTCGAGCTCACCGACGACGAGGTCCGCGACCTCGACGGGCTCGCGACGGACGGCGTCGACCGGGCCGGCCGGTGA
- a CDS encoding aminotransferase class I/II-fold pyridoxal phosphate-dependent enzyme → MPTDPRALRGDAPLLDAWLRFHEDAPTPFTIPGHKQRHDLVGDVVAGDVPLYAGLDTMKLTAGVLAGAEARAARLWGADVCRFSTGGATHANQAVALALAGDGDRVVVSRTLHRSMLLGLVLAGLTPVWVRPEVDTTTGLPLGVAPATVRAALHTHPDARAVVVGDPSYVGTVGDVAGLAEAAHEHDVPLVVDAAWAAHFGFHPALPRHALQLGADVVVTSAHKTLPAWSQAALVLARLDRVDAARLDAGVEATATTSPAGAVLASTDAARALLARDGEHLLGEAVAVVRRARERLRQVPGLAVLDGEAVDPLKLTLVLAGTGADGNAVEQDLLAAGLPVESADRDVLVAVVSLADTGASVGALVDVLVRSLERRRGPARPVAGPAAYRVEPVQAVSPREAFFAASEPVDVAASVGRTSAELVAPYPPGIPVLAPGETVTAEVVDALRQARAAGVRVAYAADPSLATLRVVR, encoded by the coding sequence GTGCCGACTGACCCGCGGGCCCTGCGCGGCGACGCCCCGCTGCTCGACGCGTGGCTGCGCTTCCACGAGGACGCCCCGACGCCCTTCACCATCCCGGGGCACAAGCAGCGCCACGACCTCGTCGGCGACGTGGTCGCGGGCGACGTCCCGCTGTACGCGGGGCTCGACACGATGAAGCTGACGGCCGGGGTGCTCGCCGGCGCCGAGGCGCGCGCGGCGCGGCTGTGGGGCGCGGACGTGTGCCGGTTCTCCACCGGCGGCGCGACGCACGCCAACCAGGCCGTCGCGCTCGCGCTGGCCGGCGACGGCGACCGCGTCGTGGTGAGCCGCACCCTGCACCGCTCGATGCTGCTCGGCCTCGTGCTCGCCGGTCTCACCCCGGTGTGGGTGCGACCGGAGGTCGACACCACGACCGGGCTCCCGCTCGGGGTGGCGCCGGCGACGGTCCGGGCGGCCCTACACACGCACCCGGACGCGCGGGCGGTCGTGGTCGGCGACCCCTCGTACGTCGGCACCGTCGGTGACGTCGCGGGGCTCGCGGAGGCGGCGCACGAGCACGACGTGCCGCTCGTGGTGGACGCCGCGTGGGCCGCGCACTTCGGCTTCCACCCCGCGCTGCCGCGACACGCGCTGCAGCTCGGCGCCGACGTCGTCGTGACGAGCGCGCACAAGACGCTGCCGGCGTGGAGCCAGGCCGCCCTCGTCCTCGCCCGCCTCGACCGGGTCGACGCCGCGCGCCTCGACGCCGGCGTGGAGGCGACCGCGACGACCAGCCCGGCCGGGGCGGTGCTCGCGAGCACCGACGCGGCCCGCGCGCTGCTCGCCCGCGACGGCGAGCACCTCCTCGGCGAGGCGGTCGCGGTGGTGCGGCGGGCGCGGGAACGGCTGCGGCAGGTGCCGGGGCTCGCGGTGCTCGACGGTGAGGCGGTCGACCCGCTCAAGCTCACGCTCGTGCTCGCCGGGACCGGCGCGGACGGCAACGCCGTGGAGCAGGACCTGCTCGCCGCGGGCCTGCCCGTGGAGTCCGCGGATCGAGACGTGCTCGTCGCGGTCGTGTCGCTCGCGGACACCGGGGCGTCGGTCGGTGCGCTCGTCGACGTCCTCGTTCGGTCCCTCGAACGGCGCCGGGGCCCCGCGCGACCCGTCGCCGGACCGGCGGCGTATCGCGTCGAACCCGTGCAGGCCGTGTCCCCGCGCGAGGCGTTCTTCGCCGCGTCCGAGCCGGTCGACGTCGCCGCGTCCGTCGGGCGCACCAGCGCGGAGCTCGTCGCGCCCTACCCGCCCGGGATCCCGGTCCTCGCGCCGGGTGAGACCGTCACCGCCGAGGTCGTCGACGCGCTCCGGCAGGCGCGCGCGGCCGGCGTCCGCGTCGCGTACGCCGCCGACCCGTCGCTCGCGACGCTGCGCGTCGTGCGCTGA
- a CDS encoding M20 family metallopeptidase, whose product MAEGSGAVPDPGDEAVRLLTELVGVDSVNPGLVPGAAGEREVVDLLAARLQRSGFATTVVPAPGDADRPSLVAVPSGPPAGPTLVLNGHLDTVGVEGMAEPFAARVDGDRLHARGAADMKGGVAGLVVAAEALVAAGAPVRPVLALVADEEDASLGSEAVVRALPDLGVHPAVCLVAEPTDLALCRSVRGFAVVRVALPGRAAHSSQAEQGVNAVAHLGRLLVAVEERAAAVRAAGGDLMVTVARGGTSPFVVPDAAECLVELRTTAEQDAATALDVVRGLLDPAWRASAETVMHRDGWSLDTDGPAADLAARLGASLGTGATFDAPYWLEAPLWQAVCPTLVCGPSGGGLHAVDEWVDLRQVRRFARALVEVLSGGPARAD is encoded by the coding sequence GTGGCTGAGGGCAGCGGCGCGGTCCCCGACCCCGGCGACGAGGCGGTCCGCCTGCTCACCGAGCTCGTGGGCGTCGACTCGGTCAACCCCGGCCTGGTCCCGGGGGCGGCCGGGGAGCGGGAGGTCGTCGACCTCCTCGCGGCGCGCCTGCAGCGGTCCGGGTTCGCCACGACCGTCGTGCCGGCCCCGGGCGACGCCGACCGGCCGAGCCTCGTCGCCGTGCCGTCGGGCCCGCCGGCCGGCCCGACGCTCGTGCTCAACGGCCACCTCGACACCGTCGGGGTCGAGGGGATGGCCGAGCCGTTCGCCGCCCGGGTCGACGGCGACCGTCTGCACGCGCGCGGGGCGGCGGACATGAAGGGCGGCGTCGCCGGGCTCGTCGTCGCGGCCGAGGCGCTGGTCGCCGCCGGCGCGCCGGTGCGGCCGGTCCTCGCACTCGTCGCCGACGAGGAGGACGCGAGCCTCGGCAGCGAGGCCGTCGTCCGGGCGCTGCCGGACCTCGGCGTCCACCCCGCCGTCTGCCTCGTCGCGGAGCCGACGGACCTCGCCCTCTGCCGGTCGGTGCGCGGCTTCGCGGTCGTGCGGGTCGCGCTGCCCGGCCGGGCCGCGCACAGCTCCCAGGCCGAGCAGGGGGTCAACGCCGTCGCGCACCTCGGGCGGCTGCTCGTCGCGGTCGAGGAGCGCGCCGCGGCGGTCCGCGCGGCCGGCGGCGACCTCATGGTGACCGTCGCCCGGGGCGGCACGTCACCGTTCGTCGTGCCGGACGCGGCGGAGTGCCTCGTCGAGCTGCGCACGACCGCCGAGCAGGACGCCGCCACGGCGCTCGACGTCGTCCGCGGCCTGCTCGACCCCGCGTGGCGGGCGAGCGCGGAGACCGTCATGCACCGGGACGGCTGGTCGCTCGACACCGACGGCCCGGCCGCCGACCTCGCGGCGCGGCTCGGCGCGTCCCTCGGCACCGGCGCGACGTTCGACGCGCCGTACTGGCTCGAGGCGCCGCTGTGGCAGGCCGTCTGCCCGACGCTCGTGTGCGGGCCGTCCGGCGGCGGGCTGCACGCCGTCGACGAGTGGGTCGACCTGCGGCAGGTCCGACGGTTCGCCCGCGCGCTCGTCGAGGTGCTGTCGGGAGGCCCGGCACGTGCCGACTGA
- a CDS encoding antibiotic biosynthesis monooxygenase: MLLTCTVLRPDPPAAVVPWEPVGATWWQAGRSSDGRSRVPDPDGRVRSVLAIWRHEDDALTGPPVTAGVERWHAVLDVRSSHGDVVMAGGARPFDGLVAGPAPAGAVALVTVAGSSADEGREREFARRFQHVGRDLARAPGHLLTLVHSPTGTTSIGPVVVLSVWRDLAAGLHWAYTGSRPHTAAVARQADARLVGVSASLRCAVVSSRGSLGGLDHGAADSVRG; the protein is encoded by the coding sequence GTGCTCCTGACGTGCACCGTCCTGCGCCCGGACCCGCCGGCCGCGGTGGTGCCGTGGGAGCCGGTCGGGGCGACCTGGTGGCAGGCGGGTCGCAGCAGCGACGGCCGGTCCCGGGTGCCGGACCCTGACGGGCGCGTCCGGTCGGTCCTCGCGATCTGGCGGCACGAGGACGACGCGCTGACCGGCCCGCCGGTCACCGCGGGCGTCGAGCGCTGGCACGCGGTGCTCGACGTGAGGTCGTCCCACGGCGACGTCGTCATGGCGGGGGGCGCGCGCCCCTTCGACGGGCTCGTCGCCGGTCCCGCGCCGGCCGGTGCCGTCGCCCTCGTCACGGTCGCGGGCAGCAGCGCTGACGAGGGCCGCGAGCGGGAGTTCGCCCGGCGCTTCCAGCACGTCGGACGGGACCTCGCCCGGGCGCCCGGCCACCTGCTGACCCTCGTCCACTCCCCCACGGGGACGACGAGCATCGGACCGGTGGTCGTCCTGTCGGTGTGGCGCGACCTCGCCGCCGGGCTGCACTGGGCGTACACGGGCTCGCGCCCGCACACCGCCGCCGTGGCCCGGCAGGCCGACGCGCGCCTCGTCGGGGTCAGCGCGTCGCTGCGGTGCGCGGTCGTGTCGAGCCGTGGGTCGCTCGGCGGGCTCGACCACGGTGCAGCGGACTCCGTCCGTGGCTGA
- a CDS encoding iron transporter encodes MADAHVVQDATTPAERPPMRESNEAEPDQLDVARTQGDAYGEALEAMAAEDGAVTARAGNYVVAFVNEQAEGMYAPADGGGLEWREAPEEANAHLEVAVADGADGRFVPGLDVTVTVLDGDRELFTHPAPFLWHPFLHHYGFNARIPSAGPFTVRVRIEPPAWMRHDPVNGRRYADPVEVTFADVEFEPGTKPSPDATPRGEPTAFAG; translated from the coding sequence ATGGCCGACGCCCACGTCGTGCAGGACGCGACCACCCCCGCCGAGCGCCCGCCCATGCGGGAGAGCAACGAGGCGGAGCCGGACCAGCTCGACGTCGCCCGCACGCAGGGCGACGCCTACGGCGAGGCCCTGGAGGCCATGGCCGCGGAGGACGGCGCCGTCACCGCACGGGCCGGGAACTACGTCGTCGCGTTCGTCAACGAGCAGGCCGAGGGGATGTACGCGCCCGCCGACGGCGGTGGGCTGGAGTGGCGGGAGGCGCCGGAGGAGGCGAACGCCCACCTCGAGGTCGCCGTCGCGGACGGTGCCGACGGACGCTTCGTGCCCGGTCTCGACGTGACCGTCACCGTGCTCGACGGGGACCGCGAGCTGTTCACGCACCCCGCACCGTTCCTGTGGCACCCGTTCCTCCACCACTACGGCTTCAACGCGCGCATCCCCTCCGCGGGCCCGTTCACCGTGCGGGTGCGGATCGAGCCGCCGGCGTGGATGCGCCACGACCCGGTCAACGGCAGGCGATACGCCGACCCGGTCGAGGTGACGTTCGCGGACGTGGAGTTCGAGCCCGGCACGAAGCCGAGCCCCGACGCCACGCCGCGCGGGGAGCCGACGGCCTTCGCCGGCTGA